Proteins from one Arsenophonus apicola genomic window:
- a CDS encoding DUF6950 family protein, whose product MRHSDWATRLPNTLRAAMSRPFSWGEHDCCLFAADCVIAVCDFDPCAEIRGCYRSKAEALRVLKNEFGNLQQGVSRFFNTIPVEQVRRGDVVMFDGDEGLTLGVLWANKIWAVTDIGARPVDKIPLMAWRIE is encoded by the coding sequence ATGCGACATTCAGACTGGGCAACCAGACTTCCAAATACCCTAAGGGCGGCGATGAGTCGCCCTTTTTCATGGGGCGAACATGACTGTTGTTTGTTTGCCGCGGATTGCGTAATAGCCGTTTGTGATTTTGATCCGTGCGCTGAAATTCGTGGGTGTTATCGCTCAAAAGCAGAGGCATTACGGGTGCTAAAAAATGAATTTGGCAATTTACAGCAAGGGGTAAGCCGTTTTTTCAACACAATACCCGTTGAACAGGTGAGGCGTGGCGATGTTGTGATGTTTGATGGGGATGAAGGATTGACACTGGGTGTTTTGTGGGCCAATAAGATTTGGGCGGTGACGGATATTGGCGCAAGACCCGTTGATAAAATTCCTTTAATGGCATGGAGAATTGAGTAA
- a CDS encoding Ail/Lom family outer membrane beta-barrel protein: MKKILLLVIPTLFSGAVLAKAGESTLSMGYIQIRSDGLKKDVDLLNQSNKLAGDAISNSLGVSARIDSDNYSNPGGAFIRYTYELNDGFGVIGSASYSESDFSTSAFGTTNKEKDSSRVDGRVKGKYISLMVGPTYRFNEYVNAYALVGLANKKMSYEFGGNAFKNGTLIKDEKQSKSDSKNELAYGVGLQVNVYEGITLDAGYERSGSGEWKTDAFTVGLGYKF; this comes from the coding sequence ATGAAAAAAATATTGTTACTAGTTATCCCGACATTATTTTCTGGCGCGGTATTGGCGAAAGCCGGTGAGAGTACGCTTTCGATGGGATACATACAGATTAGATCAGATGGACTTAAAAAGGATGTTGATTTATTAAATCAGTCAAACAAACTTGCTGGTGATGCAATTTCTAATAGTTTAGGTGTTTCAGCTAGAATTGATTCTGATAATTATTCTAATCCAGGCGGTGCCTTTATACGCTACACGTATGAGTTAAATGATGGGTTCGGTGTTATTGGTTCAGCATCTTACTCTGAAAGTGATTTCAGTACTTCAGCGTTTGGAACCACAAATAAAGAGAAAGACAGTTCTAGAGTTGATGGGCGCGTGAAAGGGAAATATATCTCATTGATGGTTGGACCTACTTATCGATTTAATGAATATGTTAACGCTTATGCGCTAGTCGGATTGGCAAACAAAAAAATGTCTTATGAATTTGGTGGGAATGCTTTTAAAAACGGTACTTTAATTAAAGACGAAAAACAATCAAAGAGTGACAGTAAAAATGAACTGGCCTATGGTGTTGGTTTACAAGTGAATGTTTACGAGGGGATTACCCTTGATGCTGGCTATGAACGTTCAGGCAGTGGTGAATGGAAAACTGACGCATTCACGGTTGGTTTAGGCTATAAATTCTAA
- a CDS encoding phage tail tape measure protein, whose translation MADVASLAVALHLNAASFKAQLTDAYSTAANESRKFTRQVETGSNASARAINQMATQAKRSSGQAAQGFGQLHHVLTELVSGSNVAASTISNALVPAFERLFGATHGTPFDTQRQMAKEAAQSAVEYAQSTIDVAKAEARRAQQGLKTAQAMKVQAIAQREQAFASDEYLEKMREANAQNGLNTAEIEKAYAAQNATNARVIAEANLAEISASQKAATASAQLTTAQAAETAGTRQLALAKQQLAVANTELSALQRITGRVASGFSNLITLMGGPVNVGLMATAGTVFYLYSQFKEAEERQKSFYAALQKGGLFLSTTTVELSLLADRLGGTAEAYKAVTSAASAGFTGKLLEEVAEFGAQLEESGGSVDMLVSKLSAIGDQPLKALRNCAAEGVVLTQSIYEQIAALERRGQTEEAKELARTAYEKQYQENIKESDRLTQAHKKSLDSLTGSFKVLMAASTQSLTLYNQVLQKEKDKQEAIYAKQREEREAETKTERQLAIHTIETAAQINAAINAGKDPLKERTRIQQEINQRYKEGSLTLNEYTQALKGLDKLYASPQKSLEVTLDTGRQRIEQLQQQTATLQAQLMENEKLLDSERKLAVFEQEINRLKGQTLNASQKSVLVHADEIRTQLQINTGLERELQLKALKQRFADQDFEITKRTAQMQQEAQNQILQMTMPKVDYDLMLEEQRIMDDFRNRRYQLDKEVSDKTSQLYAEQTQFLAQEEQKQIEIVRVAALSKAKVAQDGSQGVAKGWQDFGAETENVFDNMRNITKNAFDGMSNTLADFVTTGKFNFSDFAQSVVNDITRMIVKMMIFKALESSLGGTGLGNFLGIKANALGGVYRSSGLSAYSNTVVDSPTLFPFAKGIGLMGEAGPEAIMPLTRGRDGSLGVRAVGGSSETQGVSTIHIHQVINVTGNGDKALTEAMKQATYAGAQKGADDAIARIQRDFATNGRTRRLLGG comes from the coding sequence ATGGCTGATGTCGCCAGTCTGGCTGTAGCATTGCATTTAAATGCCGCCAGCTTTAAAGCGCAGCTAACGGATGCGTACAGTACCGCCGCGAATGAATCACGCAAATTCACCCGTCAGGTTGAAACTGGCTCCAATGCAAGCGCACGCGCCATTAACCAAATGGCGACCCAAGCTAAGCGTTCTAGTGGTCAAGCCGCACAAGGTTTTGGACAACTTCACCATGTGTTAACGGAGCTGGTTTCTGGCAGCAATGTTGCCGCCAGTACGATTTCAAATGCGTTGGTGCCGGCTTTTGAAAGATTGTTTGGCGCTACGCATGGCACCCCTTTTGATACTCAACGGCAAATGGCGAAAGAAGCCGCACAAAGTGCGGTAGAGTATGCTCAGTCTACTATTGATGTGGCGAAGGCAGAGGCCAGAAGAGCACAGCAGGGATTAAAAACCGCGCAAGCCATGAAAGTACAGGCTATCGCGCAACGTGAACAGGCGTTTGCTTCGGATGAATATCTTGAAAAGATGCGCGAGGCCAACGCCCAAAATGGACTGAATACGGCTGAAATCGAAAAGGCATATGCGGCGCAAAATGCCACTAATGCCAGAGTAATAGCGGAAGCGAATCTGGCTGAAATCAGCGCAAGTCAAAAAGCCGCCACCGCTTCTGCGCAATTAACGACAGCGCAAGCAGCGGAAACCGCGGGCACGCGACAATTAGCTTTAGCCAAGCAGCAACTTGCCGTTGCAAATACGGAGTTGTCCGCTCTGCAGCGCATAACGGGTAGGGTGGCAAGTGGCTTCAGCAATCTGATTACCCTTATGGGTGGCCCTGTCAATGTCGGCTTGATGGCAACGGCAGGGACAGTGTTTTATTTGTATTCGCAGTTTAAGGAAGCCGAAGAAAGGCAGAAGTCTTTCTATGCAGCCCTTCAAAAAGGCGGTTTATTTTTATCGACAACAACGGTTGAGTTGAGTCTGTTAGCCGACCGTCTAGGCGGGACAGCCGAAGCCTATAAAGCGGTGACTTCTGCCGCCAGTGCAGGGTTTACTGGCAAGCTACTGGAAGAGGTGGCGGAGTTTGGCGCTCAACTTGAGGAGTCTGGCGGTAGCGTCGATATGTTGGTCAGCAAGCTATCGGCAATCGGTGACCAACCGTTAAAAGCCTTGCGAAATTGCGCGGCAGAAGGGGTGGTATTAACGCAATCGATTTACGAGCAAATTGCTGCCTTGGAAAGACGCGGGCAAACCGAAGAGGCGAAGGAGCTTGCAAGAACCGCCTATGAAAAACAGTATCAGGAGAATATTAAAGAGAGTGATCGTTTAACCCAGGCGCATAAAAAATCACTCGATAGTCTAACCGGCAGTTTTAAGGTGTTGATGGCGGCATCAACACAAAGTCTGACACTGTATAATCAGGTATTGCAAAAAGAAAAGGACAAGCAGGAAGCGATTTACGCCAAACAACGCGAAGAGCGTGAAGCAGAAACAAAAACGGAAAGGCAGCTCGCCATTCATACCATCGAAACCGCTGCACAAATTAACGCGGCCATTAATGCGGGTAAAGATCCGCTGAAAGAAAGAACCAGAATTCAGCAGGAAATTAATCAACGCTATAAAGAGGGCAGTTTAACATTAAATGAGTACACCCAAGCGCTGAAAGGACTCGATAAACTGTACGCCTCCCCACAAAAAAGTTTAGAGGTAACCCTGGATACCGGACGTCAGCGAATTGAGCAACTGCAACAACAAACGGCGACTTTACAAGCGCAGTTAATGGAAAATGAAAAGCTCCTTGATTCAGAACGGAAATTGGCAGTCTTTGAGCAAGAAATCAATCGATTAAAAGGGCAAACGCTGAATGCCTCGCAGAAGAGCGTGTTAGTTCATGCGGATGAAATTCGTACGCAGTTGCAAATCAATACCGGACTAGAGCGTGAATTACAGTTAAAAGCATTAAAGCAACGATTTGCAGATCAGGATTTTGAAATCACAAAACGTACGGCTCAAATGCAGCAGGAAGCGCAGAATCAAATTCTGCAAATGACTATGCCCAAAGTGGATTATGATTTGATGCTTGAAGAACAACGCATCATGGATGACTTTCGCAATCGGCGATATCAGCTTGATAAGGAAGTTTCAGATAAGACCTCACAACTTTATGCAGAACAGACGCAGTTTTTAGCGCAAGAAGAACAAAAACAGATTGAGATAGTGAGAGTTGCGGCATTAAGTAAGGCGAAGGTTGCGCAAGATGGTAGCCAAGGTGTCGCCAAAGGTTGGCAGGATTTTGGTGCGGAAACAGAAAACGTGTTTGATAATATGCGAAACATTACTAAAAACGCTTTCGATGGCATGTCAAATACGCTGGCTGACTTTGTGACGACGGGTAAATTTAACTTTTCTGATTTTGCTCAGTCTGTCGTTAATGATATTACCCGCATGATTGTTAAAATGATGATATTTAAAGCCCTGGAATCCAGTTTAGGCGGAACGGGGTTGGGTAATTTCCTTGGCATAAAAGCGAATGCACTTGGCGGTGTTTATCGTTCGTCTGGTTTAAGTGCCTATAGTAATACCGTTGTGGATTCGCCGACGTTATTCCCATTTGCCAAAGGAATAGGGTTAATGGGTGAAGCGGGGCCTGAAGCCATTATGCCATTGACCCGTGGTCGTGATGGGTCGCTGGGTGTCAGGGCCGTCGGTGGCTCATCAGAGACCCAAGGTGTAAGCACTATCCATATTCATCAGGTTATCAATGTGACCGGTAATGGCGATAAAGCACTTACTGAGGCGATGAAACAGGCAACCTACGCGGGGGCACAAAAAGGTGCAGATGATGCCATTGCACGCATTCAGCGGGATTTTGCCACGAATGGTCGAACAAGAAGATTATTAGGAGGTTAA
- a CDS encoding phage tail protein codes for MTSLKARLLAPDSYVEKHAIFDVEVYLRRLTIAELDTYEQALKQAQDSGSNTQASIAGANLILKTLCDKAGKPLPTEELPTAEELITTKSTQSLIEALKFVQQFSCGSLDGAKKN; via the coding sequence ATGACATCACTTAAAGCACGCTTATTGGCACCGGATAGCTATGTTGAAAAACATGCTATTTTTGATGTTGAAGTCTATCTACGCCGCTTAACAATTGCAGAGCTAGATACCTATGAGCAAGCATTAAAACAGGCGCAAGACAGTGGCTCTAACACACAGGCAAGTATTGCGGGAGCAAACCTGATTTTAAAAACACTTTGCGATAAAGCAGGGAAACCCTTACCCACAGAAGAATTGCCCACCGCAGAGGAATTAATTACTACCAAATCCACGCAATCATTGATTGAAGCGCTCAAGTTTGTTCAGCAATTTAGCTGTGGCAGTCTGGATGGCGCTAAAAAAAACTAA
- a CDS encoding phage tail protein, with amino-acid sequence MAEEHVKSSPEYAKLPAGTIVKFGKPDETVEQMKPLINCKTLGATGLSGSFIDCTVLIDKNKQFISDLPEGPEKSLGFVDDPENENFTAFLNAAQKRETVQLYVELPNKRTATMVLSLSGWEMNDINAPASEVIQITVKGKQNNLTWGTVPPKS; translated from the coding sequence ATGGCTGAAGAACATGTAAAATCCTCACCGGAATATGCAAAGTTACCCGCTGGTACAATAGTAAAATTCGGTAAACCCGATGAGACAGTTGAGCAAATGAAGCCACTAATAAACTGTAAAACATTAGGTGCGACAGGATTAAGCGGCAGTTTTATCGACTGTACAGTACTAATCGATAAAAATAAACAATTTATATCTGACTTGCCAGAAGGCCCAGAAAAATCACTAGGTTTTGTTGATGATCCGGAAAATGAAAATTTTACGGCATTTTTAAATGCGGCGCAAAAGAGAGAAACGGTTCAGCTTTATGTTGAGTTGCCAAACAAGCGGACAGCGACAATGGTTCTGTCATTATCAGGTTGGGAGATGAATGACATCAATGCCCCTGCAAGTGAAGTCATTCAAATTACGGTGAAAGGCAAACAGAATAATCTCACCTGGGGAACGGTACCCCCAAAGTCATAA